A region of Pelagicoccus sp. SDUM812003 DNA encodes the following proteins:
- a CDS encoding efflux RND transporter permease subunit codes for MAEDPIKKHPIIAWFAENSVVSNILMFVILGWGISTAISIRKEAFPNFEADSVTIRVPFNGGVPEDVERGVAIKIEEALQSVDGIDRIRSTSTSGGATVTVEAIEDYPLTRLFNDIKVQVDAISTFPGEAEKPIIIENKSRSSVMWIDVHGEVSEQVLKETARSVRDELLKLPDVNQVTTYGDRDYEISIELSETKLRAYDLTFDEVASAIRNNSVDLSGGTLRSNRGDISLRSRAQAYNAKDFSKIPLRTNADGTRIHLEDVAEIRDGFVDQNYLNRFDGSPTVSLQVTTDGDKDIIKASTQVKDLIDSYEQQFSLPDGVTLTYWNDGSESIRSRLNLLTKNGLQGVALVLLSLSLFLNFRLAAWVAVGIPVSISGALILFDLPGIDISLNLITAFSFIIVLGIIVDDAIVLGESIYSEKESQKHPDHPDAAIRATVRGVSKVLTPATFGVLTTIAAFFPLTQVSGRMGNVFGQIATGVIFCLIFSLIESKLILPSHLAHIDVHKTPKNPIGRFWLWFQSLFAKGLSAFIQKVYKPSLRLAIDFRYITLASFVGLLFVIGALLPSGMLRFVFFPDIFQDNVSANLTLEEGLPVSHLHENTLRIAEALHMVNERIEAETGDRVVRHIQISASSNTGSAVSASLIPSEEREISSGEIVNRWRAAVGQVAGAKALTFSGRAGPPGQGLSIQLESKSLDALREGAEAMKQAVARYAGVYDVKDSFTSGRPEIQVELTPAGQASGFSRRDLANAVRSAFYGIEAQRIQRGRDEVKAMVRYPEEERTQLDTLREMRVRLQDGTAVPISIVATTKFGESLAAIERADYNRIVSVSAEVDKTVSSGDEVLANLAADFFPTFRAQHPEVAISLRGEAEQRMRSLGSLRTGLMVSILLIYILLAIPLKSYLKPLFIMSVIPFGIIGALLGHFIVGISVSILSLFGLLALSGIVVNDSLVLIARIDDLRSEGLSMREAITEAGPQRFRAILLTTLTTFIGLVPILLEPSVQAQFLKPMAVSVGFGVVFATTITLILLPVLLITFDETLGSSFRYYRDLMKRKL; via the coding sequence ATGGCTGAAGACCCGATCAAAAAACACCCCATCATCGCCTGGTTCGCTGAAAACTCGGTCGTATCCAATATCCTGATGTTCGTCATATTGGGATGGGGCATTTCCACCGCGATCAGCATCCGCAAAGAGGCGTTCCCTAACTTCGAAGCGGATTCTGTGACCATTCGCGTGCCCTTCAATGGGGGAGTGCCCGAGGACGTGGAACGCGGAGTCGCCATCAAAATCGAAGAAGCGCTGCAAAGCGTGGACGGCATCGACCGGATACGCTCCACCTCCACGAGCGGAGGGGCGACCGTGACCGTCGAGGCGATCGAGGACTATCCGCTCACGCGCCTCTTCAACGACATAAAGGTACAGGTCGACGCCATCTCCACCTTCCCAGGCGAGGCCGAAAAACCGATCATAATCGAAAACAAGTCGCGCAGCTCCGTGATGTGGATCGACGTGCATGGAGAAGTATCCGAGCAGGTTTTGAAGGAAACCGCTCGCAGCGTGCGCGACGAGCTCCTGAAGCTCCCGGACGTCAATCAAGTGACGACGTATGGAGATCGCGACTACGAAATCTCCATCGAACTCTCGGAAACCAAGCTCCGCGCCTACGACCTGACGTTTGACGAGGTCGCTTCAGCGATCCGCAACAACTCCGTCGATCTTTCGGGAGGCACCCTGCGCTCCAACCGAGGCGACATTTCCCTGCGATCGCGAGCGCAAGCCTACAACGCGAAGGACTTTTCCAAGATCCCACTTCGAACCAACGCGGATGGCACTCGTATCCATCTCGAGGATGTGGCCGAAATCCGAGACGGCTTCGTCGATCAGAACTATCTCAACCGCTTCGATGGCAGCCCCACCGTCAGCTTGCAGGTGACGACAGACGGCGACAAGGACATCATCAAGGCGTCCACCCAAGTGAAGGATCTGATCGACAGCTACGAGCAGCAATTTTCCCTGCCGGATGGCGTGACGCTAACCTACTGGAACGACGGTTCGGAATCCATCCGATCTCGACTTAACCTTCTCACGAAAAACGGCCTGCAAGGCGTCGCCCTGGTCCTGCTTTCCCTCAGTCTCTTTCTCAATTTCCGCCTCGCCGCCTGGGTGGCCGTCGGCATACCGGTCTCGATCTCCGGCGCCTTGATCCTATTCGATCTGCCAGGCATCGACATCTCGCTAAATCTCATCACGGCGTTCTCCTTCATCATCGTTCTCGGCATCATCGTCGACGACGCGATCGTTCTGGGCGAATCAATCTACTCGGAAAAGGAATCCCAGAAACACCCTGACCATCCCGACGCCGCCATCCGCGCCACGGTCCGAGGCGTATCCAAAGTCTTGACACCCGCCACCTTCGGCGTGCTCACCACCATCGCGGCATTCTTCCCGCTCACTCAAGTTTCGGGACGCATGGGAAACGTCTTTGGACAAATCGCCACCGGCGTGATCTTCTGCCTGATCTTTTCGCTGATCGAGTCGAAGCTCATCCTTCCCTCGCACTTGGCCCATATCGACGTGCACAAGACACCGAAGAACCCGATTGGCCGCTTCTGGCTCTGGTTCCAATCCCTTTTCGCCAAAGGTCTCAGCGCCTTCATCCAAAAGGTCTACAAACCGAGCCTCAGGCTCGCTATCGATTTTCGATACATCACCCTTGCTTCGTTCGTCGGTCTCCTATTCGTCATCGGAGCGCTGCTCCCATCGGGCATGCTTCGATTCGTCTTTTTCCCTGATATTTTCCAGGACAACGTATCGGCAAACCTGACACTAGAGGAAGGCTTGCCTGTCTCCCACTTGCACGAAAACACGCTGCGTATCGCGGAGGCGCTCCACATGGTCAACGAGCGCATCGAGGCCGAAACCGGTGATCGGGTCGTCCGACACATACAGATTTCAGCTAGTTCGAACACAGGGTCAGCCGTATCCGCTAGCTTGATACCTTCCGAAGAAAGGGAGATTTCTTCAGGCGAGATCGTAAACCGGTGGCGAGCCGCTGTTGGGCAGGTCGCCGGGGCCAAGGCCCTTACGTTCAGCGGGCGCGCCGGTCCTCCAGGGCAAGGGCTATCCATCCAGCTGGAGAGCAAAAGCCTCGATGCCTTGCGCGAAGGAGCCGAAGCCATGAAGCAGGCGGTCGCCCGATACGCCGGCGTTTACGACGTGAAGGATAGCTTCACCTCTGGACGCCCCGAGATTCAAGTGGAGCTCACGCCAGCCGGTCAGGCCTCGGGCTTCTCTCGCCGCGACCTTGCCAACGCGGTACGGTCCGCCTTCTACGGCATCGAAGCCCAACGCATCCAGCGAGGACGCGACGAGGTGAAGGCAATGGTTCGCTATCCAGAGGAGGAACGCACGCAGCTCGACACGCTGCGCGAGATGCGTGTACGCCTGCAGGACGGCACTGCGGTACCGATCTCCATCGTCGCCACCACCAAGTTCGGGGAATCGCTGGCGGCTATCGAGCGAGCAGACTACAATCGCATCGTATCGGTGAGCGCCGAAGTGGACAAAACCGTTTCATCCGGCGACGAGGTTCTGGCCAACTTAGCGGCTGATTTCTTTCCCACCTTCCGAGCGCAGCATCCCGAGGTCGCCATCTCTCTGCGCGGCGAAGCGGAGCAGCGCATGAGGTCGCTCGGCTCCTTGCGCACCGGTTTGATGGTTTCCATCCTGCTCATCTACATCCTGCTCGCCATCCCGCTCAAGTCCTACCTCAAGCCGCTGTTCATCATGTCGGTCATTCCCTTCGGCATCATCGGCGCACTGCTCGGTCATTTCATCGTGGGCATATCCGTATCCATTTTGTCACTATTCGGCCTGCTCGCCCTTTCGGGCATCGTAGTCAACGATTCCCTTGTCTTGATCGCTCGCATAGACGACCTGCGCAGCGAGGGACTGAGCATGCGGGAGGCCATCACGGAGGCGGGTCCACAGCGCTTCCGAGCGATTCTTCTCACGACACTGACCACGTTCATCGGACTGGTGCCCATCCTGCTCGAACCGAGCGTGCAAGCGCAGTTTCTTAAGCCGATGGCGGTTTCGGTGGGCTTCGGCGTAGTGTTCGCCACCACCATCACCCTGATCCTTCTTCCAGTGCTTCTCATCACCTTCGACGAGACTCTCGGCTCGTCCTTCCGGTACTATCGCGATCTGATGAAGCGAAAGCTCTGA
- a CDS encoding DMT family transporter yields MQRLPWSFYLQVTLCAALWGSAFPVIKLSYESLAIEGFGERMAFAGVRFTLAGLFIMPFCRHSVLATIREAPKGKLVWVILGQTYFQYLFFYYALSISSGTLGALLGSSGSFLWVVLAPVFLKTPKPTGRHWLVLLACSVGIAIAVYAPGAGSGQVLLGSAMFLLAALSGALGAIGLKLVSAEFGSRTVTALSLFIGGGMLYVTGASGWSGFWKDIHFDAIWPILYLSFLSATAFTLWNRLIERYSVNVLSAYRFLIPLCGVIESALFIEEETIGLGIVVGGVLVLASLVAMGRLPLGETASGSGRTRQP; encoded by the coding sequence ATGCAACGACTTCCATGGAGCTTCTATCTGCAGGTGACGCTATGCGCGGCCCTGTGGGGCAGCGCCTTTCCCGTTATCAAGCTGAGCTACGAGAGTTTGGCGATCGAGGGTTTCGGGGAGCGCATGGCCTTCGCGGGAGTACGTTTCACTTTGGCTGGCCTCTTCATTATGCCGTTTTGTCGTCATTCCGTACTGGCGACGATTCGCGAAGCGCCAAAAGGCAAGCTTGTTTGGGTTATCCTCGGACAAACGTATTTTCAGTATTTGTTTTTCTATTATGCGTTGAGCATATCCAGCGGTACCCTTGGCGCATTGCTGGGGAGTTCGGGCAGCTTTCTATGGGTCGTGCTGGCTCCTGTTTTTCTAAAGACGCCGAAGCCTACCGGAAGGCACTGGCTGGTCTTGCTGGCGTGTTCGGTTGGAATCGCCATAGCCGTTTACGCTCCTGGCGCGGGCAGCGGCCAGGTTTTGCTTGGCTCGGCCATGTTCTTGCTGGCGGCGTTGTCGGGCGCCTTGGGCGCCATTGGACTGAAGTTGGTTTCCGCCGAATTTGGAAGCCGGACCGTGACCGCTCTGTCGCTGTTCATCGGAGGGGGCATGCTGTACGTGACCGGGGCGTCGGGTTGGAGTGGTTTCTGGAAGGACATTCATTTCGATGCGATTTGGCCTATTCTGTACCTGTCCTTCCTTTCAGCGACCGCCTTCACGCTTTGGAATCGCCTGATCGAGCGTTACAGCGTAAACGTGCTTTCCGCCTACCGGTTTCTGATCCCGTTGTGCGGGGTGATCGAATCCGCTCTATTCATCGAAGAGGAAACGATAGGCCTTGGCATCGTGGTTGGAGGGGTCCTGGTGCTCGCTTCGCTGGTCGCGATGGGGCGATTGCCGCTAGGCGAAACGGCTAGCGGCTCGGGAAGAACTCGCCAGCCTTGA
- a CDS encoding glycoside hydrolase family 52 protein has protein sequence MGALSSFTCGARDAKGGMGIALPGPYQGGITIGYIDERNTLRALPFFEGSDSSESERYVQGAEGTSGRLGVIQDYTREYLWATDRIQTPELDFEIATPFFPLPDPEQASPEELAFACCPAVHLTLRFKNAGQTPWRGVFALQIDNRWSSLGQQTHGSLIGATSQNRIGFATRHPMARSFIDFDPISAINRKHSTPEFLLGPTAGLEIDVPPGEEVELPIVLGFFEGGDATYNRQTIYYYRRHFGSLSQVLQYGIENRERYLEQASRRDLELSQASLNEEQKFLIAHATRSYYGSTQWLWDGMKSVWVVNEGEYLMMNTFDLTVDMLFFEMRFNPWTVRNVLEQFVQSYSFYDEVFDPQKPDTLHPGGISFTHDMGVMNHWSPATRSSYEVGGLDRACFSHMTCEQLTNWVLCAGIYLSQTDDQEFLRRYRGVLIECFRSLQNRDHYDPEKRNGIMSLESSRTEGGGEITTYDSLDHSLGQSRENIYLGGKMWASYLTLQSLFERCELSSLAREAEAAAQLASATLASGYDESLGYIPAVLDGKNTSAIIPAIEALAYPYLMGLEDAVQENGPYGYYIRTLKKHFSNILNTDFCLYEDGGWKLSSSADNSWMSKINLCQFVARKVLGFDFGEDQLKADRAHARWEREGSRLSACSDQFRSGVAHGSLYYPRIVTNILWLGE, from the coding sequence ATGGGCGCCCTTTCCTCCTTCACTTGCGGAGCCCGTGACGCCAAGGGCGGCATGGGGATAGCCCTGCCCGGCCCCTACCAAGGCGGCATCACCATCGGCTACATCGATGAAAGAAACACCCTGCGAGCCCTGCCCTTTTTCGAAGGCAGCGACTCGTCCGAATCGGAACGCTACGTGCAGGGCGCGGAGGGAACTTCCGGAAGGCTTGGCGTGATCCAAGACTATACACGCGAATACCTTTGGGCTACCGACCGCATCCAGACTCCAGAGCTGGATTTCGAGATCGCCACTCCTTTCTTCCCCCTGCCCGACCCCGAGCAAGCAAGCCCCGAAGAACTGGCGTTCGCCTGCTGCCCTGCAGTCCACCTGACTCTGCGTTTCAAAAACGCGGGACAGACCCCCTGGCGCGGCGTGTTCGCTCTGCAGATCGACAATCGCTGGAGCAGTCTCGGTCAACAGACCCATGGCAGCCTGATCGGAGCCACCTCGCAAAACCGCATAGGCTTCGCCACCCGGCACCCGATGGCTCGCTCCTTCATCGATTTCGACCCCATCTCCGCGATCAACCGCAAGCACAGCACGCCCGAGTTTCTCCTCGGTCCGACCGCTGGACTCGAGATCGACGTGCCCCCCGGCGAAGAGGTCGAACTGCCCATCGTCCTAGGCTTTTTCGAGGGTGGAGACGCGACCTACAACCGACAGACCATCTATTACTACCGACGACATTTCGGCAGTCTGTCACAAGTTCTTCAATACGGGATCGAGAACCGCGAACGCTATCTGGAGCAGGCTAGTCGGCGCGACCTCGAGCTCTCGCAGGCCTCTCTCAACGAAGAGCAGAAGTTCCTCATCGCTCACGCCACCCGCAGCTACTACGGATCGACTCAGTGGCTCTGGGACGGAATGAAAAGCGTCTGGGTGGTCAACGAAGGCGAATACCTGATGATGAACACCTTCGATCTCACGGTGGACATGCTCTTCTTCGAGATGCGCTTCAATCCTTGGACCGTGCGCAACGTGCTGGAACAGTTCGTACAGAGCTACTCCTTCTACGACGAGGTTTTCGATCCCCAAAAACCGGATACATTGCATCCTGGAGGGATTTCGTTCACCCATGACATGGGGGTGATGAACCATTGGAGCCCTGCCACGCGGAGTTCCTACGAGGTCGGCGGACTAGACCGGGCCTGCTTCTCCCATATGACCTGCGAACAGCTGACCAACTGGGTGCTTTGCGCGGGAATCTATCTCTCTCAAACCGACGATCAGGAGTTTCTGCGACGCTACCGCGGCGTTCTCATCGAGTGCTTCCGCTCCCTGCAGAATCGGGACCACTACGATCCCGAGAAACGCAACGGCATCATGAGCTTGGAATCCTCCCGCACCGAGGGCGGTGGCGAAATCACAACCTACGATTCGCTTGACCATTCGCTCGGCCAGAGCCGGGAAAACATCTACCTTGGCGGCAAGATGTGGGCCAGCTACCTGACCCTGCAATCCCTCTTCGAGCGATGCGAACTTAGCTCGCTGGCTCGAGAAGCCGAGGCGGCGGCCCAGCTCGCGTCCGCGACCTTAGCTTCCGGATACGACGAATCCCTTGGCTACATTCCAGCCGTTCTCGATGGCAAGAATACCAGCGCCATTATACCGGCCATCGAAGCGCTGGCCTACCCTTACCTCATGGGACTCGAGGATGCGGTGCAAGAGAACGGGCCTTACGGCTACTACATTCGCACCCTGAAAAAGCATTTCTCCAACATTTTGAATACGGATTTCTGCCTCTACGAGGATGGCGGGTGGAAACTCTCCTCCTCGGCGGACAACTCCTGGATGTCCAAGATCAACCTCTGCCAATTCGTGGCTCGAAAGGTTCTCGGATTCGACTTTGGCGAAGACCAGCTCAAGGCCGATCGCGCCCACGCTCGCTGGGAGCGAGAAGGGTCTCGGCTTTCCGCTTGCTCCGATCAGTTCCGATCTGGCGTGGCCCATGGCAGCCTCTACTACCCGCGCATCGTCACCAACATTCTTTGGCTCGGGGAATGA